A stretch of the Elephas maximus indicus isolate mEleMax1 chromosome 3, mEleMax1 primary haplotype, whole genome shotgun sequence genome encodes the following:
- the GADD45GIP1 gene encoding growth arrest and DNA damage-inducible proteins-interacting protein 1, with amino-acid sequence MAALMQQASGLPRLAATLGLCSRGYRAPPPPRRSPGPWWPDPENPLTPRWQLGPRYAAKQFARHGAASGVAPGSLWPSREQLRELEAEEREWCPSLATMQESLREQQLAEEQKRRAREQLIAECMAKMPQMIEDWRRQRRERWEKAQADKERRARLQAEAQERLGYNVDPRSTRFQELLQDMEKEQRKRLKEEKQRQRKEARAAAMATAATQDSATSKESSS; translated from the exons ATGGCGGCACTCATGCAGCAGGCGAGCGGCCTGCCCCGGCTGGCGGCGACCCTTGGCCTGTGCTCCCGCGGTTACCGGGCGCCGCCACCGCCACGCCGCTCGCCGGGGCCCTGGTGGCCGGACCCGGAGAACCCACTGACCCCGCGCTGGCAGCTGGGACCGCGCTACGCGGCCAAGCAGTTCGCACGGCACGGCGCTGCTTCCGGAGTGGCCCCGGGTTCATTGTGGCCGTCGCGGGAGCAGCTGCGCGAGCTGGAGGCCGAGGAGCGCGAGTGGTGCCCCAGCCTAGCTACCATGCAGGAGTCGCTGCGTGAGCAGCAGCTGGCCGAGGAGCAGAAGCGTCGAGCCAG agagCAGCTCATCGCAGAGTGCATGGCCAAGATGCCACAAATGATTGAGGactggcggcggcagcggcgggagCGCTGGGAGAAGGCACAGGCAGACAAGGAGCGGCGGGCACGGCTACAGGCTGAGGCCCAGGAGCGTCTAGGCTACAACGTGGACCCAAGGAGCACCCGCTTCCAGGAGCTGCTGCAGGACATGGAGAAGGAGCAGCGCAAGCGCCTCAAGGAGGAAAAACaaaggcagaggaaggaggccCGTGCTGCTGCAATGGCAACCGCTGCCACCCAGGACTCAGCTACCTCTAAGGAATCCAGCTCCTAA
- the DAND5 gene encoding DAN domain family member 5, producing MLLSWLAILLSLLSGAWVPTGSGLALAPQGPPPQPWATANRTQALTRGAPGPQVPASALGSWNAFLGLQKTRWLETMQSGREVATATTVFLPLDPQEVARETCKAMPFTQVLSRPGCTATRLRNHLCFGHCSSFYVPSSDASPIILCSSCVPTRKRWTPVVLWCRAGSPASRRQVKTSTMLVEGCQCGPKP from the exons ATGCTCCTTAGCTGGCTGGCCATTCTTCTGAGCCTGCTTAGCGGAGCCTGGGTGCCCACAGGCTCAGGCCTGGCACTTGCACCCCAGGGTCCCCCACCTCAGCCCTGGGCTACTGCCAACAGGACCCAGGCTCTGACCCGAGGGGCCCCGGGCCCCCAGGTGCCAGCCTCTGCGCTTGGCAGCTGGAATGCCTTCTTGGGCCTGCAGAAAACCAGGTGGCTGGAGACTATGCAAAGTGGACGGGAGGTGGCCACTGCCACCACTGTGTTTCTGCCACTGGACCCGCAGGAAGTGGCCCGGGAGACATGCAAAGCCATGCCCTTCACTCAG GTGCTCTCCCGTCCCGGCTGCACAGCCACCCGCCTCCGCAACCACCTCTGCTTTGGCCACTGCTCCTCCTTCTATGTTCCTAGTTCGGATGCCTCCCCGATCATCCTCTGCAGCAGCTGTGTACCCACTCGCAAGCGCTGGACACCTGTGGTCCTGTGGTGTCGGGCGGGCAGCCCAGCCTCCCGTCGGCAGGTGAAGACGTCTACCATGCTGGTTGAGGGGTGTCAGTGTGGCCCGAAGCCGTGA